The genomic window GTTGTCATGGCAAGGACAGCTTCAGCGGGAGGCCTCATGTTGTCGTCCGGTTCGGCGCCTGTGACGGTCCAGCGCGGGCACATGTGGGGCGTCCTCATGTTCGCGGGTGTGGCGTGGCTGGTGATCGGCTGGGCGGTGCTCCGGATGGAACCGGCGGACGTGCCCGTGGCGGCCGGGGCGGTGGTGCTGTTCGGGGCGCTGTGTGAGGTGATGCGCGCACTGGCCGGGACTCGGACGTGGTGGTTGAACGCGGGGCTGGCGGTGGTGTTCGCGGCTACCGGGGTGGCGTTGCTGGTGGGCGGGGGCTCGTCGTTCACGGCTCCGGCGTCGTTGGTGGGCTGGTACCTGCTGGTGCGTGGTGCGGTGGACGTCGCGGTGGGGGTGATGTCCCGGGGTTCGGACCGGGTGTGGAGTCTGCTGGTGACGGTGGGGGTGCTGGAGACGGGGCTGGGGTTCTTCGCGGCGGGGCCGTTCGTGTGGTCGGCTGAGCTGGTGGCGGTGGTGCTCGGCGGGCTGGGTGTGCTGCGCGGGGTGGCGGATCTGGTGACGGCGTTGCGGTTGCGGGAACTGGCCGGGCCGCGGCGGGACGTGCTGGAGTTGCCGCCGGAACGGGCCGCGGGGCTGGCGGGTTACACGGCGGGGATGACGGATACCGAGAAGGCTCCGTGGCCGAAGCGGGCCGACACCTCACCAACGGCGGAGGCGTCCCGGCCGTCGGATGCGCCACGGCTGGCGGACGCGGCCCGGATCGCGGACGTGCCACGGCTGGGGAGCGCGCCTCAGGCCGGGGAGGTTTCCCGGCTGGTGGAGATGTCCCGGTCTGTGGAAGCGTCGCGGTCCGCGGAGGCGCCTTGGGTCGTGGAGGCGCCTCGGACGG from Actinoplanes derwentensis includes these protein-coding regions:
- a CDS encoding HdeD family acid-resistance protein, with amino-acid sequence MTVQRGHMWGVLMFAGVAWLVIGWAVLRMEPADVPVAAGAVVLFGALCEVMRALAGTRTWWLNAGLAVVFAATGVALLVGGGSSFTAPASLVGWYLLVRGAVDVAVGVMSRGSDRVWSLLVTVGVLETGLGFFAAGPFVWSAELVAVVLGGLGVLRGVADLVTALRLRELAGPRRDVLELPPERAAGLAGYTAGMTDTEKAPWPKRADTSPTAEASRPSDAPRLADAARIADVPRLGSAPQAGEVSRLVEMSRSVEASRSAEAPWVVEAPRTADIPRLADASRLADAFRAADAGSGPRLQPADVENALRVRLAETASGPRLRPVDVEHALGTRPVDADGVPEERVARHRARPEVPEPEPMSMLGEAFRDRAVRTSADLDSMLAQAGITGPRAGSAHRAVPDWPVTVEGEAERR